A stretch of Lutra lutra chromosome 9, mLutLut1.2, whole genome shotgun sequence DNA encodes these proteins:
- the SAMD10 gene encoding sterile alpha motif domain-containing protein 10 isoform X2, whose amino-acid sequence MFTELRTKLSPPRGRAGAVRAGFGERRDVDAAAHLSFCRTLLEHTVSAESIPCHLPRTPGTSLTWHDSRSQRAAGGRPVKLLQQPGTEAPQARLYSDHYGLYHTSPSLGGLTRPVVLWSQQDVCKWLKKHCPHNYLVYVEAFSQHAITGRALLRLNGEKLQRMGLAQEAQQQEVLQQLLRLQPPSETRPSRCVRLEPQTPAL is encoded by the exons ATGTTCACGGAGCTGAGGACCAAGCTGAGCCCCCCGCGAGGCCGCGCCGGGGCTGTGCGTGCCGGCTTCGGGGAGCGCCGGGATGTGGACG CCGCTGCCCATTTGAGCTTCTGCCGAACCCTCCTGGAACACACGGTGTCTGCCGAGAGCATCCCCTGCCACCTCCCTCGGACACCAGGCACCAGCCTCACGTGGCATGATTCCCGTAGCCAGAGGGCCGCCGGTGGCCGGCCAGTCAAGCTCCTGCAGCAGCCGGGCACGGAAGCCCCCCAG GCCCGGCTGTACTCTGACCACTACGGCCTGTACCACACAAGCCCCTCCCTGGGTGGCCTGACAAGGCCCGTGGTCCTGTGGAGTCAGCAGGACGTGTGCAAGTGGCTCAAGAAGCACTGTCCCCACAACTACCTCGTCTATGTGGAGGCCTTCTCCCAGCATGCCATCACAG GCCGGGCGCTGCTGCGGCTGAACGGGGAGAAGCTGCAGCGGATGGGGCTGGCGCAGGAGGCCCAGCAGCAAGAGGTGCTGCAGCAGCTGCTGCGTCTGCAG CCTCCTTCGGAAACACGTCCTAGCCGCTGCGTGAGGCTCGAACCCCAGACCCCAGCACTGTGA
- the SAMD10 gene encoding sterile alpha motif domain-containing protein 10 isoform X1 — protein sequence MFTELRTKLSPPRGRAGAVRAGFGERRDVDAAAHLSFCRTLLEHTVSAESIPCHLPRTPGTSLTWHDSRSQRAAGGRPVKLLQQPGTEAPQARLYSDHYGLYHTSPSLGGLTRPVVLWSQQDVCKWLKKHCPHNYLVYVEAFSQHAITGRALLRLNGEKLQRMGLAQEAQQQEVLQQLLRLQVREEGRSLQLLSQASFGNTS from the exons ATGTTCACGGAGCTGAGGACCAAGCTGAGCCCCCCGCGAGGCCGCGCCGGGGCTGTGCGTGCCGGCTTCGGGGAGCGCCGGGATGTGGACG CCGCTGCCCATTTGAGCTTCTGCCGAACCCTCCTGGAACACACGGTGTCTGCCGAGAGCATCCCCTGCCACCTCCCTCGGACACCAGGCACCAGCCTCACGTGGCATGATTCCCGTAGCCAGAGGGCCGCCGGTGGCCGGCCAGTCAAGCTCCTGCAGCAGCCGGGCACGGAAGCCCCCCAG GCCCGGCTGTACTCTGACCACTACGGCCTGTACCACACAAGCCCCTCCCTGGGTGGCCTGACAAGGCCCGTGGTCCTGTGGAGTCAGCAGGACGTGTGCAAGTGGCTCAAGAAGCACTGTCCCCACAACTACCTCGTCTATGTGGAGGCCTTCTCCCAGCATGCCATCACAG GCCGGGCGCTGCTGCGGCTGAACGGGGAGAAGCTGCAGCGGATGGGGCTGGCGCAGGAGGCCCAGCAGCAAGAGGTGCTGCAGCAGCTGCTGCGTCTGCAGGTGCGCGAGGAGGGGCGGAGCCTGCAGCTGCTCAGCCAAG CCTCCTTCGGAAACACGTCCTAG